ATCTACCTATTTCTATTTTAACCGTCACAAGCAGTAGAAAAGTCTGAAGAGGGGTACAAATTTTAATCGTTATTTTAGCTAAgttgaaatcacaaacgaatAATCATAGTGCGTTCATTTATTTAGGGAAGAGGTGTTTAATTTCCAATGACGCACACGGGATCCACTCTTAACACTTTTCTGAGATCCACATTGACCCCCTTCAACCTGGCCACTATGAAATTTATTGTATCTGTGCACATCCCAACACTCCATACCCTGCACCCACTCCCGGTGGCCAACAAGTGGCTCCGGACTCCGGGCTCAATTACTTGCCTGATTAACGATGGAATTCGTGTTGCAGCCACTCCCGCCCGACGACCTCTGATCTACAACTACGTGCAGCCTCACATGCCGTACTACCGCTCCTGAGGCGACGATTAGCCAATTAGCAGCTACCAAAGACCCCGTGGGTAGTAGGAGGTTGCTCTGCTGCCATAAGGACCCGAGTACCGGACATCTTGCATCGGAATAGCAACCTAGCAACCTAGCGAGCTTGCGTATTacttatgttattatttattgaatcgtTCTTAACCTAGTGAAACCTGACGCACACATTTAGTCTAGTTCAATGTCTCTGTAATTAGCAGTCAAAATgctacaaaaactaaaaaaacattaaagaatTGGACACAAAGTTGTTCAGAAATTGTAATCGCTTGCGTATGCTTTTTATTtggtaataaatataaataaataaataaattaagtgtaaattaattacaaatgaGAGAATGATCATTATTGAGAAAACGGAAAAGTGAAAGTGAACCAGAGAATGACAAAGAGATGCAAAAGTGCGAGTTGCAGAGAGAAAAAGTGTAATTCTAGGGGAAAGTAGTGAAAGTAGAGAGATCCAGAGTGATAGGAGAGTGAGAGCGTGAGAGGAGTTTCCCCAAGCCAGCAGGAAATTGTTAGCGGAAAACCCAATTTAGTTCATTCCTGATCTAATGACATAAATAACAGGTTAGTTAGCAACTAGCTTTATTGCGCCACTTTCCCCGGCTGCTGGCCACTGTAGGCCAGGTTTTGGGCCTGCTCCTGGGGCAGCTGCACCTCCTTGGCCAAGACATCGGCGGGCACGTCCACCAGACCCTCCACGAACCCATCGAAGGCCCTCGACCACCCGGAACTGTAGCTGTCGTGGTGCGACGGCACCTCCACGATGGTCTTCTTGCTGGAGAGCAGCTTCTTCAGCGAAATAATCACCGCCAGCAGAAGGGCGATCTTCGAAACAATCAGCGCCTTTCCGGCCAGCAGGAAGAGGCCCTTGAGCAGCAGAGCTCCCACCATTCCCGTCTTGGCCGCCATCATCATGAGCAGCGGTCCCATGTTCTTCATCTTGCCACGCCCCTCCTGGAACGCCTCCAGAGGGCGCACGGACACGCCCACATTCAAGCTGCCCTCCGGATCACTGTTCATCACAAAGTCCGCGTTCTCCGAGAACTTGTAGCGCAGCGAACGCGACCGGATGAACTTCCACAGCTTGTTGGCCATCAGCAGGGCAAAGGTCTCCTCGTCGGAGCCCATGGAGCGGGACAGCAGCTGGTCCACCTCCGGGTCATCCGGCACCATCGAGATATTCCTGcaataatttgaattaaatagtAAAGCTATACAATACATCACATTGGACGGCAGTACATGTAGTGACAACTCGCACTTTTAGAGTGAGTCCAGAACACTACTAATATATAGCCACAGAGTTGAAGGACTTTAATCGActtcatttcatttgcatttatttttcaatagctTAAGCCAAagatataaaatttcattcaaaggctattttatgaaatgtgtggtacttttcaaaattttgttatattattttttttttgagatctTTCAACTATCTTAGTTCATTAAGATTTTgtattcttaaaatataaaatttttaccaGCGTCGCCTTattattttcactttaaattcttgaaaatagtacaaaaattataaatttgaatataatgaaaaaaattgatattggAGGAATATAGTCTAGGGGCGGCTTTGAAACATTATACTTAGATACTTGAAAAATGCCAAGTCTTAAAATATCTGAATTgcagtttaaattttgtaaaaaaccgACTTTATTGTATAGCTTTCATAGAAACAATTTAGGTATGTCCAGAATTTTATAAGTAACTAGTTTACGTTATTTAAACATTGTTCTATTTAAACTATGTGCATTCTTTGTTGTGTCATTAGACATTAATTCTTAAATCTTTAAGCccaatatattattttgctccttattttaacatttaggCGAGGACTTT
This genomic window from Drosophila gunungcola strain Sukarami chromosome 3R, Dgunungcola_SK_2, whole genome shotgun sequence contains:
- the LOC128266329 gene encoding uncharacterized protein LOC128266329 → MQTFKVCALLALFFVLVSARGSKRRDGPVTITDSERRNIEDFLLAKLKQNCRQEDDRACRMIKMSIVMNHLYLNTRLDLGDRVKVTENWNISMVPDDPEVDQLLSRSMGSDEETFALLMANKLWKFIRSRSLRYKFSENADFVMNSDPEGSLNVGVSVRPLEAFQEGRGKMKNMGPLLMMMAAKTGMVGALLLKGLFLLAGKALIVSKIALLLAVIISLKKLLSSKKTIVEVPSHHDSYSSGWSRAFDGFVEGLVDVPADVLAKEVQLPQEQAQNLAYSGQQPGKVAQ